One Vespa crabro chromosome 13, iyVesCrab1.2, whole genome shotgun sequence genomic window, ATCCTAGTGACCACACATCCGATTTGTAACTTATCTATACAATACAATTAaagatatgtatacacacagcacacaacacacacatatataaaggGATTCTATaccatcatatatatatacatattaacaattattttctctgtACAAATACATAATACCAactttatatttaacattgtGATTAGGAGAATCTCCGTTTCCACCAATATCCATTAGAGCTTCTGgactaatataatttaaagtaCCAATTGGACAATTTTTTACAACAGAGGTCATATCTGCATTCATACTAGAAGCAATACCaaaatctattaattttaGACGACCACgtactaataaaaaattagcTGGTTTTAAATCTGAATGTATGACTCCTGAAAACAAAACTCttcgtcattattttcttcttctcgtatTGCAGATATAATGAGTCTAcatagattttataataaattaaattttctctaCCATTGTCGTGTATATGCTTAACAGCTGTCAACATTTCCGTCCAATAGTAAAGAATCATTGTTAATGGAAGTTGTTTCTCCTGTGATGTCAGTTTCAATAAACGACTAAGATCTGTATCACCCATCTCCATTACTACATAGACTAAAGGGTATTTTATCTcactataaaaatgaaatttattttaacgtcgtattaaatatatatgtttcataaataattatatttagtaAACTCAATCATACTAATCAAACATCCTGACTATACATGAAGCCTGCAGTTTATGTAGCATAGAAATTTCTTCTAAACATCCTTGAGCTGAATCCTTATCCATACGGCTCAAATTTACACATTTGATAGCTCGTAATTCGGACGATGTCAAATCTTGTACTCGTAAAACTTCTCCACTCATACCACGTCCTAAAGTACCCagaattaaatattctttattttttatcattatccttttatatctttccatTGAGTTGGAGGGATTTGACGGTATTGAAACCTGCACGTTCGATATTTTATCTACaacttcttttatattctcttctaCTACTCTCTCATTAGAAATGACATTTTGTTCTTCCGAATTCATTAATTCCGCTTTAGAGATGGATATACCATGCTTATCGGAAAcaaatacattttcttctatcgtattctttatcctttcaTCATTCTTGCCTATGTCCATtaatttaagatttttaaCAGATTCCGATTGTTCGGCAGAGCCACCACCAACATCCGACTGCATAAATTTATTCTCTAATTgctctatattttctttaattacagAATTTCTCCCTGATTTATTCTCTCCAGATGGtgtatcaaatatattattatcagtttCAGCTTCTTCTACTCTTGACAATTGCTTATTGTGTAATGTTTGGACTTTAGATTTTGCCGAAAAAATACAGAAGTTATTAACAGAATCAGATTGATCGGAACTCATAGTAATTCCTAGGGGTTGTCTCATACGTTTTCCtcgttgataaaaatatctgaaaaaataaaaaaaaagtgaaagaaaagaaatattaaagataaaagtacCATCCTCGTTATTTATTAAGGCTGAGTTTCTCTTAATAACCTAGGCATATCatccatttttcttattccttgtATAAAAATGGAATTGGCAGAAGTCGGTGTAGATTCGACAGTGGATAAACCTCTATTGTGGAGCGGCATTTGTCTTGCATTATTCTGCGACCATGTCGAAAGAATTGTTGATGGAGTTTGAGCTGCATCTGTTAGAACCTCATTTTGTAATTTGTTTTGCAAAATACATGAATTTGATTCTACTGAATGGAGATTTGTGTGTTTTAAGGGAGTAGCTGTTAAAACAGAATAAATGGATGATCCAGTATCAGAAATAGATGGTATCTCTGAACAAAGATTTTCTGAGTTTAAATACTTCTCGTCCATAAGAAATTTTGACTTTGATTGATTTGTAACTGCACGGTTTATATCTCGCAATGTATTTTTGTCATTAGAAGGTATAAAGGAAACATGTCCAATACCGCTTTCTGTATCCTTATAAGgtttattttcacttttatgATCAAGCCTTTCTTTATGTATATCTTCTTCCATAATCAGATTTCCTTGTTTCTGTTCCATACGTTCAACATAGATATTTAATGGAgtattttcatattcttttaaGGCTAACACATTTTCTTGATACAATTTCAATCCTAAATTAGCATTTCCCTCATTTTCGGTCGCATcatgaaataaagaatttcCATGCTGCATTGTATCCAAAAGATCactgtttttaatattctctatgcaagtatttttaaaagatattactttctgattcttttcttgttcGTCCTCATCAGtcctattaacattattatatacaatagtaTCCATTTCCACCGATGACCTAATACTACTATTtgctttattatcattattgcttTGTAAATATTCTTTGAAAGAAGAGTTCAATAAAACACCAACATGTTCTTCTTTTGATTTCCCTTCGATACTTTCAGAATGTGATATATGTTTCAATGACGAATCGTTGCAACATACATCTTGAATAGAATCATTTAAAGGTAATACTCCAACATCATCATAgtctgttttattttctatattaattatattttcttcattttcttcgtcaTCGCTTTCACAAAAATGCAATAAAGCTTTCACACGAACTGGTTGAAACTTTGGACGTGCATGCAATCCACCAGCACCAAAACTTGATCGAGCAGAATGATGATCTTCCATCATTTAAAACtttgcaaaaatattttcgagtgATTTGCAatctaaaaaatatgaaaacttaaataatattgtaaatgtataaatacgataaattagatatttaaCAACTCTACCGATTAATCTcacgaaagtaataaaatagcAATATTTCTGGAAAGAAACCgagcaaaaagaaatgatagaaTAATCTACTTTTGTTCATTTAGAAACACCATCATACGCGCACTTGTCAATTTTCCTCCTGTAGCATCAAAGAAATGTCAATTTTCTCTATGTTGccttaataaaaaagaaaaatcaaagtacgacacaaataaaatataattacaaatgaATATTTACATCGGAATAGGTTATTATATCAAATGGTACATTGTAATTAATTCTAAATACCATATAATATCCATATTTTGGATTTTCAAATACAAACTGTTTCATTTACTTTCTACCGGTTATTACTTTATACGTCATCAAAATTTAAATCCTCAAGAAACATTCTGATTGGTTGATGTTAGAGCGCTACGAATACCATtagatcttttcattttcttttcttttatctatacGAAAAacatccaatttttttttaattttttataataagaccaataaaaattaatcgagttattacattttaataatctatcaataaaatataacacaCATACTTATTCTCCGCTAGATGGCACATGGATAGAAACATTCTCAATTTAAGATTGTTTTCCTACTATAATCTCTCAATTCATAGGaccataaattaaaaattcaaaagagcACTAGACTATAATGCATTTTTAAACAATACGAtcgtctatctcttttttatgtattacgCAAACTTCCGAAAAAATGTTATGTCCGTAGATAAACAAATCgtactttattttaatttttcttcaatctgattttctataattttgaaaaattatgcaACATATTATGCACATACATTAAAATTTgtggaattttaattaaacccactttattacaaaataaaccACGCTTaagcatttaaaatatttgaatattaaatttcaaaatcattCCAAATACCATACTTGAAACCATAAGTTCAAAAGCATATCTAATGTCTCCTTTTCATCTGCACACATTATTTGTAATGAAATTAGTTGGTAGagtaattttgaaaatgtaaaaaaaaccctatataatataaatatataacaatcttTGTTTTCATACTCTATCATACACATCTTTAAtcgatatctctctttctctatcatattttcttaattattcgtagaaacaaagaaatcttcttcattatatttcattgttttatttattcgaaaattaaatgaaagtaTGACTaacaaataattcttttatgcATTTACTCGATGTGATATTGATGCCAACAATGCTCCTCAAGTAATAGTCGACCTTTATAAGGTCATACATAGGAACTACTTGGCAGCAGTCATAGTTACACAATGGGACTCATACGGATAATTACATCCTAtccatattttttatcttccttcttaTAATCTAGCAATTATCCTAAGTATGTTTTATCCCTTTTCTCgcatataaatatgattttcatAAACGTAAATTGTCACTTAAATTGAAATGTAAATGTCAAAATCCTCCCATTGTATCGCAAGATTGATAGATTGACAGATTGCTctattctcattctctctttctttcactctcttattctcattctctcattctctctctctctctctctctctctcccctgcCCCCGTTCCAGTGTATAAACACTTTCTTATAGATAAACTCGGAAAGCTTTGGGAGGTTTCTGTATTCTATGGttcaaaaaattaagaaacagCCTGCATCATAGCATTTTGCATAGACGTATgaagagagatataaaaaataatattttatttaaatcgcaGGGACGAAATTAGGAATTGCATTATGAGTAATGAAAAATGGTCTAAAGTATGTCAAAGTACTCTTAGCGTTTcccattattataattaagagCTCGTAATGGTGCTTTGAAGGTCGATGCAGATTGTTGCTGCATTTGATATGCCAATGGATGAATTTTAAAGCCATATAACCTGTAAACAGTACAAActgttattcatattttaatgaataattggaataaacaCTAGTTATTACAAATGTCATATCCAGTGAATTATATTGGTTATTTCACATAAtagtagatatattattaaactataTGAATCACCTAGGTACAAATTGATTTGCTGCGCGTTTCGGTCTGTACTCGGGATGAACCATGAAAAGCATGTGTGGAAATCCTGTACCAAAATATGCACCATCGGTATGATGATGCCTAGAACTTTTAGGTGTATAGACATCCATACATTTAGGGCAATAACTCTTGACCATAGCTTCACCAGGAACATCACTAAGACCCAGAGGTAACATTGGTTGGGACTCGCAATATACACGCGGACAATGGCCAAAATCACCAGCTTGATACTTTTCAATCATTTGAGCAATTCCTCGATTTGTAAGAATGTAACGTGCATGAATGAGACCATAAAGCATTTCTGCAGCCTGTTCAATCAGATCTGATTGGTTTGGATTGTCATCTAAATCGTCATctactataaataaaaagcagTTATCAGAACTAATGCACAATAATGTACTCAGAAGTAATGCAAGGAACTTAGCACAACGGGTTCACCTACGAGGCTCGAGATCTAATATCATATCTAGTGCTTGTCTGTAGTGTGGCACTTGTTCGTTCAATcctgttaaattaaatttatcctGAATATAATCTTCATCGACctgaaacaattaattaaatatctgcATAAACTAGTATGAAATCCTAAtgataatcaaaatattacaCAATATGtttactaataagaataatactattaagatacaaaagaaatatgaaataataattcagaCATCTGTAggtcataataatttatcgtaatGTTACACTTTTCATTGCGTTAcaaatggaagaaaatatctattattcttactcatgactatgttaaattataacaactacgatgctaaaaataataagaatatatttctgTTTGGCTAAAGCTTTATTACTTCATTGACAGATTGATAAAGAATAACTAATTATGAAGATGAATAGAGGCAAACAGATACTTGACTTACCTCACAGAAAAACTCATTTCCTCTGAGGCCACAAAACCACGATATCCAAGATACCTCCTCGGAACTGCTCATTTTTCTGTGAacgaaaaaattgaagaaaaatattctttattaattttctgtgCTAAAAAACTGccaccgccgccaccgccgcgTTGATGAAGTACAGAGAGCGCGTGTGTAATGCGTGAACATGCGTGTGCGCAAGAATCGCGAATCGTATctttgtacatacgtacgcgCGCTTGCGCGCCCGCGTGTGTGGGGGTGCGCGCACGCGCATACGTTACGTGTAACtgtaaagagacagagagggagagggagaaagagagagagagagagagagagagagagagagagagagggaaagaaagagagagagagagagagttgtaTAATAGGCAGATACATATGCACCAATACACGTGCATCGATATGaacgaataattatatatatatatatacgtacatatgtatgtatgcaatgTGTGCACGTGCCTAAATGTGtagatgtatatacatacgtatatacgtatgtgtattaCGTTTGTGCTTAGTGCCCGTTTGGCAATTGGTTAGAAAGACGCGAACGAATGAGTGCAAGGGGAGCAATGGAGTTTTGGGTTTTACTAAGCAAGATGCCCGACATTACGGCCTCTCCGCGGCTTCACCTACATTGGCGTGGTCATCGCTGCTTCGTCAACTGATTTTCAAGTACGACGTACGATCCGACACGGCCAGGAAGCACATTACTCGAAAAAAGCCTTGTAGGACCGAGCGGCCCAATGTAAACCCAAAAATAAACAGCCCTTACGGCTTACCTTTTGGTGCTTTGATTAGCCACGCTTGCTCGTCGAAACGATGTAGATGGCGCTCTTATCGTTTCCTAATTTCTTCCTTAATACCAACCTTATATTTAACATTGTCATTAGGAGAGAATATCCGTTTCCACTATTATCCATTAGAACTTTTGGACTAATATAATCTCAAGTACCAATTGGTGCAACTTTTTTTACAACAAATGTCATATCTACATTTATACTAGAAGCAATACCAAAATTCATTTATCTCGTACGatcacaaaataataaaatataaagaatgttgaaaacatacaaaaaatatatttagtatctttcttttgtatatgtaaattttttataatataaaactgaACTAGTACAAAGATTTTCAAAAGTGTAAAAAGGAACTATTGTATTTACAATGTATAATACACAATTCTTGaattttaaaatctttatcatatatatttttattcgtttcatcctaatttttcaattagtCATACACACAAAAAATCTTgatcattatatttcattgttttatttatttaaaaataaaatttaagtaTGACTAACAAATAATTCttcaatataatttacttGATATGATATCAAGACAAATAACACTTTTCAACTAATGGTAAATCTTCCTACAAAGGTCATACATAGGAATTACTTGACAgcaattgtaattatacaataaaacTCATACAGACAATTATATCCTATCcatatttcttatctttctttttataatttaacaattattcTAAGTTTTATCCCGTCTCTCTTATATAAAgctattttcatataaacggaaattaacatttaaatctatataaaaattcctCCCATCGTAAAAAATAGATACATTGACAAATTACATTAttgtctcattctctctttctccctccttcccaATTTTAGTGTTCAAAACACTAAGCTTTTTACAAATAGGCTCAAAGAACTTTGGAAAATTTAcctataagataataaaaaatttatcgaatcaTAGCATTTGGCATAGATGAATCaatagaaatgtaaaaaatatttcatttatatctaataaaaaatgatttaaagttAATTCAGAATTAGAGATGTCAAAGTGCTTTTagaatttctcatttttatctttcgaaagaGTTCGCAATGGCGTTTTAAAGATTGATACGGATTGTTGCTCTATCTAATATGCCagtgaaagaattttaaagccatataatctataaataCTAGAAATCGTTATGTAAtagtagaaatattattaagcaATATGAATTACCTAGGTACAAACTGATTTGGCCCTTTGGCCGATACTCTGGATGAACCATTAAAAGGATATGTGGAAATCCTGTACCAAAATATTCACCATCGATATAATGATGTCTAGaatttttagatttataaatattcatatatttagaACAATAAATCTTAACCCATCCTTTGCCCGGAATATCGCTCAGACCTAGAGGTAATATTGACTGAGATTCGCAATATACACgcaatataaaaatcattcgcTAGATTCGATTTTCAATCAAATTTATGCAATTCCTCGATTTGTAAGAATGTAACGTGCGTGAATGAGGCCATCGATCACTTTAGCAGCCTCTATGATAATCATATTTGATTgtctctttattataatatgctataaatgaaaaacaatgGTGTCAGAATTGGTATACGATAACGTATTTCTAATTAATGCAAGGACCATAACATTACTGATTCACTTTCAAGGCTCGATATTTAGAATCAAATCTAATGCTTGTTGGTAGTACAGTACTTGTTCGCTTAATcctgttaaattaaatttatctttaatgtAACCATTTAAAACaatctattaaatatatacataacctGTATGAAATTCTAATAATGATCTTAATATTACACAATATAGTtctaaataagaataatactatttttaaaatatgaaaaaacaagagaataataatttctatattcaaatattaaaatatatctatatgtcgTAGTAATATATAACGACATAACATTTGTCATAGtcagaaatgaaaggaaaatatttatcactCTAACCTCATTGACAGAAGGACGAACAGAGGCAGATAGACACTTGACTTACCTAACAAAAAAACTCATTTCCTTTGACGGCACAAAACCATGATATATAAGATATCTCCTTGGAACTGCTCATTTCTCTGTAAAGGAAAacattgaagaaaaatattctttattcattttttgaaCTCGAAGAATAACACCACCACCGCCGTCGCTATCGTCATGTACATACGCATGTGCGCGCATACATAAACTCACTATAAAGAATTCATATATACGTCCATATGCGAATATTCGTGCTTAATGCTCGTTTggcaattaaaaatgaatgaaaatcagGGAGAGAATATGAAGTTTTGcctttttgtaaaaaaaatattggacATCAAAGTCGCTCCACAGGTTCACCTATGTATACTGGCATGATCATCGTTAATTCATTAACTGATTTGATTTTCAAGTAACACATTATTTTGAAACAAAGCCTCGTAGGACCGAAGGGcccaaagataaaaataaacaacctTTTAGCGCTTTGATTAGCCACACGTATATTTGTCGAAGTGACATAGATGGAGTTCTTGTCTACCTTAAATTTTTCCATCTTTCAACcattctcttcccttttttctattttttgtcaaataattcaattatatgTTCTTAGATGAAATGtgcttaatttttattctaatcgaaattattcgagttttttttatgaagaaaaacaaacgttGGATTGCTTTAAATTCTAACGATTTACATAACATTACGTGGCTTTCatcgttaatttttaaaatagcataaaaaaataattaatcttacaatttattatacaaacatacacaccTACACACGTATGCAGGTACGGACGTACGTGATTTTTGGAGATAGACGTCTAACCTGTAAACGTCCATTTTaatgtttctattttaaaacagtattaataataaagttaaagatagaaacattaattttatcttcaaTTTAATGAAAAGCTTATTGATATTCCCCATTGTTAACTTTTTTAAgcattaataaacataataaacataagaaaaatgttataattacttaCAAATACAGTACAATTAAATGAACAATGGTCTTTTGGGTAAAGCTAGGTAAATTTAAGAATGAGCAATCAACTATCTATACATGTCTCTTATCATACCAGTgcataaatatagaaatgtaCTTTTACCTTTAGAAGATACTACAAGCAGTTatggtaaatataaatttaacattatttacaattgATTGCACGTcatattctaaatatttttctagatGCATATGTGGTTCGGAAAAGACCTGGGTACATTCTTGTTTCCAGGATACAATGTTTCCACTACATGTGCTTTTGTATCTACTTGTATAGGTCTAATTAGTCTTGCAATATTATACGAGGCCATGAAAATATCCCAGATTAAATTGGACCAAATTGCGATATTTAAACCAAAACCTATTTCTAGATCTTCAGAGAATTCTTCTTTGTTATCTAAAATGACACCAAGATCCTttgcttctttctcttctatgaATTGGTATTTGtacaataatgataagtaattcatgaaatatattttaccaaTCCAGGAAAAacataatataagaataacaaaaaaatcaaaatattatgtaaGAAAACGTAAGCTTATGATTAAAATGGTTATTTATTATCAGTGCAAGCTGCGGAAAATGGATATTACAAGTACTTCATTGGTCTATTCATACCACGCTTGGTTACATACTTATGATGGCAATTATGACatataacgtatatattaGTATTGCCCTTGCTATCGGAGGTTCCTTGGGATACTGGATATTTGGTCCTGCCTTGATAGAATTAAATATGAGTCAATTtcgaaaaagacaaaagatcATTAAGTGCGACAAGGAATGCTTAGGTAACTTATTAATCGCTCTTGTAccataataaatcaaaatctTTCTACTTATGATATTTATAGATGCTATTCTTAACCAAGAAAGGCGCGAGTCTGCTGTCTCTGTTATTGCGGAACAATTAGTATTAGAAGCAACGGCAGAGATTCATACACCTAGAGATGTCTGAGAAGATATGTTTCCTTGACTCGATTGGAATTAATCTCAAgtgtaaaatttaattgaaagaaCAATTTATACTTTTCACAATTCCCATCATCATTTTTACAGATATGTGTTTGTGGCTACAATCAAGAACAAGAGAAAGtacaataaaatgaataaaaaataaaatcattgaaaacaaacaaaacaacaattaattacttttataatgcCCTACGTTAAACAACCATTAGTTCTGTGTTATTTACAGCctaatatatatcatgtaaaaaaagtaggaaaaggaaaggCAAATTAATCGCATACAGACTGTTAGGTCAAAAAGTGAAGATTGGAATGTGTagaaacgtaaaaataatactttacaaGATATGCAAATCTAAATTACACCAAAACTAATATCAATTGTCCAGATATCATCgcgtggaggttgctgcttCTGGAGGtcctaatttatattaatttccatTTATCAATTTCCAATAAAACTACATTCAAGGTGCATTAATAgttatataatgtttaaacaaaaacgatatcatttatattttacataataatatattatactgaCGTAACATCGTACCatgcattatattatattgtttaaataaacataaaataatcgtaagtattaattattacctGCATGAAAACAGTGAGAGAGTGCTGATGTTTACTTCTCGTAATATAAGTAGAAGACTTGATGTTTGACCttaactgtcaaagtcgtttgcgtctttgtttttttacattatttatatcacatataatcagtttgaaatttttatctaagaaaactttaaattgcaattattttataatcatcgGGCTTTAATAGCTATACAATGTTTAAGTTAttcatactatatatacagtaTTAGATATAAACTGTGCattgtttaaattaatatataataatcgtaagtattatcaatttcaaaataagaaattgttaatgatttaaaaatttggATACGAAGTATTTTGCCAGTCACTTGACACTATTATCTTTagaatatctatttaattatttgagtCCTTTGATATATCATTTCTtatgtttctattattttgtaaaagggttgaaatgaaattaatttacgttattgaatgaatatatcttgtaaaatgacatgtttaaaataaaagaaaaatttctatttaatattgacTCCATGCACCCTATGCACCCTATGTACCCTATGCATCAATGTAATTAATGTACATCTATGTTATGTACATGTACGTTTGTACATACGAAAAAAATGTAGGTTAACAATACAAGCCTTGCCATCTAGTGAGTCTACTTTGGAAGTACTGTTTGTGCGCTTTATTCGAAAAACTATACTACTATCATTAGTTCCTATTTAGAAAGCGTAACTTTTGCGATGATATTACTGACTGAATCGTGATATTTCCTTTTAGAaagaatatttacataatacttaaatgtttaatattgtttatattgtgCGAAACGAAACCATCAAGACCAGTACCTCAAAACCAGCACATCAAGACCAGCATGAAACAGGATAAATCTCGCAGGTGTCGAATGTTAGAATTTTGGACATTTAGAgtgacaaaaaaattataatagatacaAAATATGTCAGAAGTGAATCCTAAACATATGCTTCATAGTGGCATTTTTCATCCCGTTTTAAGACTATGGCAATCTCCAAACGTAGAAATTACTGCAAATAATCTCATGTATCCTATCTTTGTATCGTAAGTATTCCTACTTAACCTGTTGGTTTTTATAACtaatgaaaatgtttatttatatttaatgtggTTTTAGTTCTATGCAAgtcttataatatttgtatatattcctCTTTTGATATAGTCGATCatataagataattaaaatattatcattcaattataatttgttacataatatttctttcaacaaAAAGATATACACTCTTTAGTCATTAAAAGTGTTACTACAAGAAATTATTGattagtaataaatttattatagataaaaataaaaagatttcacATTCATTTTGTATActatacattctttttttttcttttctttttctagcgacaataaaaatgacaaagaaCCAATTAGTAGTATGCCTGGTGTATATCGTTATGGTATTAATCGATTACACGAGGATTTACAGCCATTAATATCAAAAGGATTgcaatctatattattatttggcgTCTCAAAACATTTAGTAAAAGTAAATACTTtagatttttgtttatttatctcCAACAatcatatcgatatatatttattcatgtaGGATCATGTTGGCTTTAATGCCGATAGCAAGGAAAATCCTATAGTTCAGGTGATACCATTGATAAGGCAATGGTTTCCAAATTTAGTAGTAGCATGCGACGTATGTTTGTGTCCTTATACGATTCATGGTCATTGTGGTATTTTAAATGATGATGGGACTATTGATAACGGTGCAAGCATTAAACGTATTTCTGAAATTGCAGTCGCATATGCAAAAGCTggtttgattttttctttaaatataatacaatagaatttgaataaataaatatttatttattatatctcatcgttattattatttgttttaatacaAAACAACAGGTGCCCAAATAGTTGCTCCATCCGATATGATGGACGGTCGAGTAGGTGCAATAAAAAAGCAACTAGTTGTG contains:
- the LOC124428714 gene encoding probable low affinity copper uptake protein 2 isoform X2, translating into MSLIIPVHKYRNVLLPLEDTTSSYGYNVSTTCAFVSTCIGLISLAILYEAMKISQIKLDQIAIFKPKPISRSSENSSLLSKMTPRSFASFSSMNCASCGKWILQVLHWSIHTTLGYILMMAIMTYNVYISIALAIGGSLGYWIFGPALIELNMSQFRKRQKIIKCDKECLDAILNQERRESAVSVIAEQLVLEATAEIHTPRDV
- the LOC124428714 gene encoding probable low affinity copper uptake protein 2 isoform X1; amino-acid sequence: MSLIIPVHKYRNVLLPLEDTTSSYGYNVSTTCAFVSTCIGLISLAILYEAMKISQIKLDQIAIFKPKPISRSSENSSLLSKMTPRSFASFSSMNWYLYNNGCGKWILQVLHWSIHTTLGYILMMAIMTYNVYISIALAIGGSLGYWIFGPALIELNMSQFRKRQKIIKCDKECLDAILNQERRESAVSVIAEQLVLEATAEIHTPRDV
- the LOC124428714 gene encoding probable low affinity copper uptake protein 2 isoform X4, with product MMHMWFGKDLGTFLFPGYNVSTTCAFVSTCIGLISLAILYEAMKISQIKLDQIAIFKPKPISRSSENSSLLSKMTPRSFASFSSMNCASCGKWILQVLHWSIHTTLGYILMMAIMTYNVYISIALAIGGSLGYWIFGPALIELNMSQFRKRQKIIKCDKECLDAILNQERRESAVSVIAEQLVLEATAEIHTPRDV
- the LOC124428714 gene encoding probable low affinity copper uptake protein 2 isoform X3, with amino-acid sequence MMHMWFGKDLGTFLFPGYNVSTTCAFVSTCIGLISLAILYEAMKISQIKLDQIAIFKPKPISRSSENSSLLSKMTPRSFASFSSMNWYLYNNGCGKWILQVLHWSIHTTLGYILMMAIMTYNVYISIALAIGGSLGYWIFGPALIELNMSQFRKRQKIIKCDKECLDAILNQERRESAVSVIAEQLVLEATAEIHTPRDV